In a single window of the Listeria cossartiae subsp. cossartiae genome:
- the purQ gene encoding phosphoribosylformylglycinamidine synthase subunit PurQ produces the protein MKFAVIQFPGSNCDLDMLHAIRDSLGEEAEYVWHAETSLAGFDAVLLPGGFSYGDYLRTGAIAKFSSIMPEVLRFAEIGKPVLGVCNGFQILTEIGLLPGALIRNNNLHFICKTVPLRVANAGTMFTGLYEEGEIIQVPVAHGEGNYYCDDETLLSLQEKNQIVFTYDSVNPNGSRADIAGIVNERGNVLGMMPHPERAVEEIIGGTDGLRLFESVVKAWKEEQVNA, from the coding sequence ATGAAATTTGCTGTCATTCAGTTCCCAGGTTCTAATTGTGATCTTGATATGCTACATGCGATTCGCGATTCTCTTGGCGAGGAGGCGGAATATGTATGGCATGCGGAAACAAGTCTTGCAGGCTTTGACGCGGTTTTACTTCCAGGTGGATTTTCTTATGGAGACTACTTGCGAACTGGTGCGATTGCAAAATTTTCAAGTATTATGCCAGAAGTTTTGCGCTTTGCTGAAATCGGAAAACCAGTGCTTGGTGTGTGTAACGGCTTCCAAATTTTAACGGAAATTGGTTTGCTGCCAGGTGCTTTAATTAGAAATAATAATCTGCATTTTATTTGTAAAACGGTGCCGCTTCGTGTGGCAAATGCGGGTACGATGTTTACTGGTCTTTATGAAGAGGGCGAAATTATTCAAGTGCCAGTTGCTCACGGGGAAGGTAATTATTATTGTGATGACGAAACACTTTTGAGCTTGCAAGAAAAGAATCAAATTGTTTTTACATATGATAGCGTTAATCCGAATGGAAGTCGTGCGGATATTGCTGGAATTGTAAATGAACGTGGGAATGTGCTTGGAATGATGCCACATCCGGAACGCGCAGTAGAAGAAATTATTGGTGGGACAGATGGTTTAAGACTTTTCGAGTCCGTTGTAAAAGCTTGGAAGGAGGAACAAGTAAATGCCTAA